One window of the Thermus neutrinimicus genome contains the following:
- a CDS encoding DUF192 domain-containing protein has translation MRLSPPPWRPGLSLALWLALGLWALGQGLSFPKSTLFVEQGGKRYPLRVEVADTPERQAQGLMFRKSLGEDEGMVFLFPTPTAGGFWMKNTLIPLSIAFFDRQGVILRILDMEPCRKDPCPVYYPGVVYQGALEVNQGWFQKRGLTPGARVGGEALRLWPR, from the coding sequence ATGCGCCTTTCCCCTCCCCCTTGGCGGCCTGGCCTCAGCCTAGCCCTATGGCTTGCCCTGGGGCTTTGGGCCTTAGGCCAGGGTCTTTCCTTCCCCAAAAGCACCCTCTTCGTGGAGCAAGGAGGCAAGCGCTACCCCCTCAGGGTGGAGGTGGCGGACACTCCCGAGCGCCAGGCCCAGGGCCTCATGTTCCGCAAAAGCCTGGGGGAAGACGAGGGGATGGTCTTCCTTTTCCCTACCCCCACGGCCGGGGGCTTTTGGATGAAGAACACCCTCATTCCCCTTTCCATCGCCTTCTTTGACCGTCAAGGTGTGATCCTCCGCATTCTGGACATGGAGCCCTGCCGCAAAGACCCCTGCCCCGTGTACTACCCCGGGGTGGTGTACCAGGGGGCCCTCGAGGTGAACCAAGGCTGGTTCCAAAAACGTGGCCTCACCCCCGGGGCCAGGGTGGGGGGCGAGGCCTTGAGGCTCTGGCCGAGGTAA
- the tmk gene encoding dTMP kinase, which translates to MKGIFLTLEGLDGSGKTTQARLLSDFLEGKGIPVRLTREPGGGLPGVRDLLLTGESLSPEAEYLLFSADRAEHVRKVILPALEEGFWVISDRYLDSSLAYQGYGRGLPLPWLKEVAKEATLGLKPHLTFLLDLPPEEALKRVPFPDRLERMGLPFFGRVREGYLKLAAEEPERFRVLDATRPVEEVQAALRLGLLPLLP; encoded by the coding sequence ATGAAGGGCATCTTTCTCACCCTCGAGGGCCTGGATGGCTCAGGCAAAACCACCCAAGCCAGGCTCCTTTCCGATTTCCTGGAGGGCAAAGGGATCCCGGTGCGCCTGACCCGGGAGCCCGGCGGGGGGCTTCCCGGGGTGCGGGACCTTCTCCTAACGGGTGAGTCCCTTTCCCCAGAAGCCGAGTACCTCCTCTTCAGCGCCGACCGGGCGGAGCACGTGCGCAAGGTGATCCTTCCCGCCCTAGAGGAGGGCTTTTGGGTTATCTCCGACCGCTACCTGGACTCCAGCCTGGCCTACCAGGGTTATGGCAGGGGCCTTCCCCTCCCTTGGCTTAAGGAAGTGGCCAAGGAGGCCACCTTGGGCCTAAAACCCCACCTCACCTTCCTCCTGGACCTACCCCCGGAGGAGGCCCTTAAGCGGGTCCCCTTTCCTGACCGCCTGGAAAGGATGGGCCTCCCCTTCTTTGGGCGGGTACGGGAAGGCTATCTAAAGCTGGCGGCGGAGGAGCCCGAGCGCTTTAGGGTGCTGGATGCCACCCGTCCCGTGGAGGAAGTCCAGGCGGCCCTCCGCCTTGGCCTCCTTCCCCTTCTGCCATAA
- a CDS encoding Nif3-like dinuclear metal center hexameric protein encodes MDRDELVRYLDTYLRLKDFPQDVSLNGLQVEGKKEVRKVGAAVDAAEAIFQKALEEGVDFLLVHHGLFWGKPFPIVGHHKRRLELLFRGGINLYAAHLPLDAHPEVGNNHQLARALGLVGVEPFDVGVRGRFPLPTPLVQVADMLGQLTGMQPLVHQGGKGLVETVTIVSGGAAGLIGQVDTDLFITGEPKHSVFHETFERSLNVIYAGHYDTEVFGVKALAQHLEARFGLPWVFLDHPTGL; translated from the coding sequence ATGGACCGGGATGAGCTGGTGCGCTACCTGGACACGTACCTACGCCTGAAGGACTTCCCCCAGGACGTCTCCTTAAACGGCCTGCAGGTGGAGGGGAAAAAGGAGGTGCGCAAGGTGGGGGCGGCGGTGGACGCCGCTGAGGCCATCTTCCAGAAGGCCCTCGAGGAGGGGGTGGACTTCCTCCTGGTCCACCACGGCCTTTTCTGGGGCAAACCCTTTCCCATCGTGGGCCACCACAAGCGCCGCTTGGAACTCCTCTTTCGGGGAGGAATCAACCTCTATGCCGCCCACCTCCCCCTGGACGCCCACCCCGAGGTGGGCAACAACCACCAGCTGGCCAGGGCCCTGGGCCTGGTGGGGGTGGAACCCTTTGACGTGGGGGTAAGAGGGCGATTCCCCCTTCCCACCCCCTTGGTGCAGGTGGCGGACATGCTGGGCCAGCTCACCGGGATGCAGCCTTTGGTCCACCAAGGGGGCAAGGGCCTGGTGGAAACGGTGACCATCGTGTCCGGCGGGGCGGCCGGCCTGATAGGCCAGGTGGACACGGACCTCTTCATCACCGGGGAACCCAAGCATAGCGTCTTCCACGAGACCTTTGAGCGGAGCCTAAACGTCATCTACGCCGGTCACTACGACACCGAGGTCTTCGGGGTCAAAGCCCTGGCCCAGCACCTGGAGGCCCGCTTCGGCCTGCCCTGGGTCTTCCTGGACCACCCCACGGGCTTATGA
- a CDS encoding S9 family peptidase, which yields MEPQILFKLRFLSDLTPGPDGFPLFLLTDIQEGDPPRYRSRLVLFDGALRLLTQEEAKKPRYAHPYVYFLRKVGEAQELFRLDLRGGEAERLTETPGVLDYAVGPEGEVVFLALKEAPRPGSPRTYEGWPFKFDGRGLLPEGNVALYALEGSRKRLLLDRYPAPKEMVPSPEGLYLVMAEDVQAQAEWRDTLYLLGEGGLRRVYGGFGPIFALEWSPEGPFFLGHAFEHGGGTEARLYHLRGGEARVLLEGSLHNSINSDLRHGAHIQGPRWAGDGVYIVRTEEGTGRLYRVGLEGEAEALPIEGSVLSFALTERGLFLLTEDFTHPARLWGPLGVYDPNEGVSLPLAEPIYTEWPSPEGHRVPGWVLLPEGPGPHPVILYIHGGPHTAFGRAPMLELQLFRQAGYAVAFANPRGSTGYGQDFALLQGEWGERDERDLLGFLDHVLAHFPLDPGRVGVAGGSYGGYMVNWLTARHPERFKAAVTDRSIANWFSFFGASDIGPRFAFMELRARPWERPEVLWEKSPLRHVHRVRTPTLVVHSEQDHRCPIDQGETWYTALLHLGVKVRFFRVPEEGHELSRSGRPDRRIARLQAYLDWWRENL from the coding sequence ATGGAGCCGCAAATCCTCTTTAAGCTCCGCTTCCTTTCGGACCTGACCCCTGGCCCCGACGGCTTCCCCCTCTTCCTGCTCACCGATATCCAGGAGGGGGATCCCCCCCGGTACCGCTCGCGCCTGGTCCTTTTTGACGGCGCCTTGCGCTTGCTCACCCAGGAGGAGGCCAAAAAGCCCCGCTATGCCCATCCTTACGTCTACTTCCTGCGCAAGGTGGGGGAGGCCCAGGAGCTTTTTCGCCTGGACCTGAGGGGTGGGGAGGCGGAGAGGCTTACGGAAACCCCGGGGGTCTTGGACTACGCCGTGGGTCCTGAAGGGGAGGTGGTTTTCCTGGCCCTGAAGGAGGCTCCCAGGCCGGGTAGCCCCCGCACCTACGAGGGATGGCCCTTCAAGTTCGACGGCCGGGGCCTCCTCCCCGAGGGGAATGTGGCCCTTTATGCCCTCGAGGGGAGCCGAAAGAGGCTTCTTCTGGACCGCTATCCTGCTCCCAAGGAAATGGTACCCTCCCCCGAGGGGCTTTACCTGGTGATGGCCGAGGATGTGCAGGCCCAGGCGGAGTGGCGGGACACCCTCTACTTGCTTGGGGAAGGGGGGCTACGAAGGGTCTACGGTGGCTTTGGCCCCATCTTCGCCCTGGAGTGGAGCCCGGAAGGGCCCTTCTTCCTGGGCCACGCCTTTGAGCACGGAGGGGGCACGGAGGCCCGGCTTTACCACCTGCGCGGCGGGGAGGCCCGGGTTCTCCTTGAAGGGAGCCTGCACAACTCCATCAACTCTGATCTCCGCCACGGGGCCCATATCCAAGGGCCCAGGTGGGCCGGGGATGGGGTCTACATCGTGCGCACGGAGGAGGGGACGGGAAGGCTTTACCGGGTGGGCCTCGAGGGGGAGGCCGAGGCCCTGCCCATAGAGGGGAGTGTCCTTTCCTTTGCCCTCACGGAGCGGGGCCTCTTCCTCCTCACCGAGGACTTTACCCACCCGGCCCGGCTTTGGGGTCCCTTAGGGGTCTACGACCCCAACGAGGGGGTTTCCCTGCCCCTGGCCGAACCCATCTACACCGAGTGGCCGAGCCCGGAGGGGCACCGGGTGCCGGGGTGGGTCCTGCTTCCAGAAGGGCCAGGCCCCCACCCGGTCATCCTTTACATCCACGGGGGGCCCCACACCGCCTTCGGGCGGGCGCCCATGCTGGAGCTCCAGCTTTTCCGGCAGGCGGGATATGCGGTGGCCTTCGCCAATCCGCGGGGTTCCACCGGCTACGGCCAGGACTTTGCCCTCCTCCAAGGGGAATGGGGGGAGCGGGACGAGCGGGACCTCCTGGGTTTTTTGGACCATGTCCTGGCCCATTTCCCCTTGGATCCTGGCCGCGTGGGGGTGGCGGGGGGTAGTTACGGGGGCTACATGGTGAACTGGCTTACCGCCCGCCACCCGGAACGCTTCAAGGCGGCGGTCACCGACCGGAGCATCGCCAACTGGTTCAGTTTCTTCGGGGCCAGCGACATCGGTCCCCGCTTCGCCTTTATGGAGCTTAGGGCTAGGCCCTGGGAGAGGCCGGAGGTGCTTTGGGAGAAAAGCCCCCTGCGCCATGTCCACCGGGTGCGGACGCCCACCCTGGTGGTCCATTCCGAACAGGACCACCGCTGCCCCATAGACCAGGGGGAAACCTGGTACACGGCCCTCCTCCACCTGGGGGTTAAGGTGCGCTTTTTCCGCGTTCCCGAGGAAGGGCACGAGCTTTCCCGCTCCGGCAGGCCAGACCGGAGGATCGCCCGGCTCCAGGCCTACTTGGACTGGTGGCGGGAAAACCTCTAG
- a CDS encoding DUF3467 domain-containing protein, whose translation MSELKLDIQIDKEVALGRYTNLALIAHTKNEFILDFALLQPQGGALVVSRVITSPQHAKALLRSLAENVARYEEVFGPIPEPVAESQA comes from the coding sequence ATGAGCGAGCTGAAACTGGATATCCAAATCGACAAGGAGGTGGCCCTGGGCCGGTACACCAACCTGGCCCTCATCGCCCACACCAAGAACGAGTTCATCCTGGACTTCGCCCTGTTGCAACCCCAGGGCGGGGCCCTGGTGGTCAGCCGGGTGATCACCAGCCCCCAGCACGCCAAGGCCCTTCTCCGGAGCCTGGCGGAAAACGTAGCCCGGTACGAGGAAGTCTTCGGCCCCATTCCCGAGCCCGTGGCCGAGAGCCAGGCCTAA
- a CDS encoding roadblock/LC7 domain-containing protein, which yields MVEQALQELKATRGVRVAALLSEDGFVVEEAREAEAPEASLLSARAATVLGTAKALAQILGQEGVEEVMVEYPEGALLLVPLPGYHLLLLLDSVRSLGRVRLALKRTVPKLEEALR from the coding sequence ATGGTGGAACAAGCCCTACAGGAACTCAAGGCCACCAGGGGAGTACGGGTGGCCGCCCTCCTCAGCGAGGACGGGTTTGTGGTGGAGGAGGCCCGGGAGGCGGAGGCCCCTGAGGCCAGCCTTCTTTCCGCCCGGGCGGCCACGGTCTTGGGCACCGCCAAGGCCCTGGCCCAGATCCTGGGCCAGGAAGGGGTGGAGGAGGTCATGGTAGAGTACCCCGAGGGGGCCCTGCTACTGGTGCCCCTTCCCGGCTATCACCTGCTCCTTCTCCTGGACAGCGTGAGAAGCCTGGGGCGGGTACGCCTGGCCTTGAAGAGGACCGTACCCAAGTTGGAGGAGGCCCTTAGATGA
- a CDS encoding roadblock/LC7 domain-containing protein gives MAYLESLTPFGVKRAVLTGLDGLVIEALGRGSPPAEVLAAELASLVRHMTPLAEALSGEVRRFTLATDTHEILALRVGEYILGAVVERGMDRKAIGQELSRIALRVQNL, from the coding sequence ATGGCTTACCTAGAGAGCCTGACCCCCTTTGGCGTTAAGCGGGCGGTGCTCACGGGCCTGGACGGCCTGGTCATCGAGGCCCTGGGCCGGGGAAGCCCCCCGGCGGAGGTGCTGGCGGCGGAGCTGGCCTCCCTGGTGCGGCACATGACCCCCTTGGCGGAAGCCCTCTCCGGGGAGGTGCGCCGGTTTACCCTTGCCACGGACACCCACGAAATCCTGGCCCTACGGGTAGGGGAGTACATCCTGGGGGCGGTGGTGGAGCGGGGCATGGACCGCAAGGCCATCGGACAGGAGCTTTCCCGCATCGCCCTCAGGGTGCAGAACCTCTGA
- the recR gene encoding recombination mediator RecR yields the protein MRYPESLLKLARALSRLPGIGPKTAQKLSLHLAFHREEAEELERALAGLEALGVCRVCGNLAEGEVCPICQDETRDRSVIAVVETVSDLYALERSGEFHGLYHVLGGVLNPLEGVGPKELNLESLWARLSGVEEVVLATSMTVEGEATALFLAEELKRRGIRASRLAYGLPVGGSLEYVDEVTLGRALEGRKSL from the coding sequence ATGAGGTACCCCGAAAGCCTCCTCAAGCTGGCCCGTGCCCTCTCCCGCCTGCCTGGGATCGGCCCCAAAACCGCCCAGAAGCTCTCCCTCCACCTGGCCTTCCATCGGGAGGAGGCCGAGGAGCTGGAAAGGGCCTTGGCTGGCCTCGAGGCCCTGGGCGTCTGCCGGGTCTGCGGCAACCTGGCGGAGGGGGAGGTTTGCCCCATCTGCCAGGACGAGACCCGGGACCGGTCGGTGATCGCCGTGGTGGAAACGGTCTCCGACCTGTACGCCCTGGAGCGGAGCGGGGAGTTCCACGGGCTCTACCACGTGCTGGGTGGGGTCTTGAACCCCTTGGAGGGAGTAGGTCCAAAGGAGCTCAACCTGGAAAGCCTCTGGGCCAGGCTTTCCGGGGTGGAGGAGGTGGTCCTGGCCACTTCCATGACCGTGGAGGGGGAGGCCACCGCCCTCTTCCTGGCGGAGGAGCTCAAGCGCCGGGGGATCAGGGCCAGCCGCCTGGCCTATGGCCTCCCCGTGGGGGGAAGCCTGGAGTACGTGGACGAGGTAACCTTGGGCCGGGCGCTGGAGGGGAGAAAATCCCTTTAG
- a CDS encoding YbaB/EbfC family nucleoid-associated protein → MNLQKLLKEAQKAQKKAAEIQERLETMTVVGTAQGLVEVEANGHGKILAVRLKPEVLESFQGDLEGLEDLLLVAIQDAQKKAHELSEKEMARELGGVGQMLGKLF, encoded by the coding sequence ATGAACCTTCAGAAGCTCTTGAAGGAAGCGCAGAAAGCCCAGAAGAAGGCCGCCGAGATCCAGGAGCGGCTGGAAACCATGACCGTGGTGGGCACGGCCCAGGGCCTGGTGGAGGTGGAGGCCAACGGGCACGGCAAGATCCTGGCGGTCCGCCTGAAGCCTGAGGTGCTGGAGAGCTTCCAAGGAGACCTGGAGGGCCTGGAAGACCTCCTTCTGGTGGCCATCCAGGACGCCCAGAAGAAGGCCCACGAGCTTTCGGAAAAGGAGATGGCCCGGGAGCTTGGCGGCGTGGGGCAGATGCTGGGCAAACTGTTCTAG